In one Brevibacillus composti genomic region, the following are encoded:
- a CDS encoding pseudouridine-5'-phosphate glycosidase: MKEYLTYTEEVRNALENGLPVVALETTIISHGMPYPQNIEMAKEVEQIIRDNGAVPATIGIMGGKIKIGLSESELEEFATNQSVEKVSRRDFPYILASGKIGATTVAGTMIAAQLAGIRVFATGGIGGVHREGEVTWDVSADLTELAQTGVAVVCAGAKSILDLGRTLEYLETQGVPVVGYRTSEFPSFFARESGFGVDFRLDTPEEVAAVMDTKWKLGLNGGLVIANPVPEADALEHREIESYILQALQEAKENGITGKQVTPFLLAKVKQLTGGKSLQTNIALVKHNAAVAAQIARAYQATQR, from the coding sequence ATGAAAGAATACCTGACCTATACAGAAGAAGTGCGGAACGCTTTGGAGAATGGCCTTCCCGTCGTCGCGCTGGAGACGACAATCATCTCGCACGGCATGCCTTATCCGCAAAATATCGAAATGGCCAAAGAAGTGGAGCAAATCATTCGCGACAATGGCGCCGTGCCTGCCACGATCGGCATCATGGGCGGCAAGATCAAGATCGGCTTGTCGGAGAGCGAGCTGGAGGAGTTCGCCACCAATCAGTCTGTCGAAAAAGTAAGCCGCCGCGACTTCCCTTACATTTTGGCCAGCGGCAAGATCGGGGCGACCACCGTAGCGGGTACGATGATCGCGGCCCAGCTGGCGGGTATCCGCGTCTTCGCCACAGGTGGCATCGGCGGCGTGCATCGCGAAGGGGAGGTTACCTGGGACGTCTCGGCTGACTTGACCGAGCTGGCGCAGACGGGGGTAGCCGTCGTATGCGCCGGAGCCAAGTCGATTCTGGATCTGGGCCGGACGCTGGAGTACCTGGAGACCCAAGGCGTGCCGGTCGTCGGTTATCGCACCAGCGAGTTTCCGTCCTTCTTCGCCCGGGAGAGCGGCTTCGGCGTCGATTTCCGACTGGACACTCCCGAAGAAGTAGCAGCCGTGATGGATACCAAGTGGAAACTGGGCTTGAACGGCGGTCTGGTGATTGCCAACCCAGTGCCGGAGGCGGACGCCCTGGAGCATCGTGAGATCGAGTCCTACATCCTGCAAGCCTTGCAGGAAGCCAAGGAGAATGGCATCACCGGCAAACAGGTGACCCCGTTTTTGCTCGCCAAAGTGAAACAGCTGACAGGAGGCAAGAGCCTGCAGACCAATATCGCCCTGGTGAAGCACAATGCCGCCGTCGCGGCCCAGATTGCCCGTGCGTACCAAGCCACACAGCGGTAA
- a CDS encoding carbohydrate kinase, with amino-acid sequence MEKEKLILRYIRENPFISQQELAGKMGISRSAVAGYIAQLTKRGEIKGRAYILREEERIVCIGGANLDRKARAKQEVRLHSSNPVTISESCGGVSRNIAENLGRLGCNVALISCVGEDKEGDWILQETKKHGVDISQVWRLPTQRTGTYTALLDHDGEMVVSLAHMDIYDALTPQMLAERWSHIAAARAVYLDTNLPADCLAYVIERCREEGIPLFVDPVSSAKAEKLPERLDGIDTILPNREEAEILAGFSISSVEDCREASRRIRARGVKQVVITLGGEGIYYQSEEESEHLPPYPTDVVDVTGAGDAFASGLLYGVVNGETLARACRLGMAASALTLSTGHSVSPHLVPERLEQTVNEYEKERS; translated from the coding sequence ATGGAAAAAGAAAAGCTGATTCTCCGCTACATCCGGGAAAACCCCTTTATCAGCCAGCAGGAGCTGGCGGGCAAGATGGGCATCTCCCGGTCAGCGGTCGCCGGCTATATCGCCCAATTGACCAAGCGCGGCGAAATCAAAGGCCGGGCATACATTTTGCGCGAGGAAGAGCGCATCGTCTGCATCGGCGGCGCCAATCTGGATCGAAAAGCGCGAGCCAAGCAAGAGGTGCGGCTGCATTCGTCCAATCCCGTCACCATTTCCGAGTCCTGCGGCGGCGTGAGCCGGAATATTGCCGAAAATCTGGGCCGACTGGGCTGCAATGTGGCACTGATCAGCTGCGTCGGAGAGGATAAAGAAGGCGACTGGATCTTGCAGGAAACCAAAAAGCACGGGGTGGACATCAGTCAGGTATGGAGACTGCCCACGCAGAGGACGGGAACCTACACGGCCCTGCTGGATCATGACGGAGAAATGGTCGTCTCGCTCGCCCATATGGACATCTACGATGCGCTTACTCCCCAGATGCTGGCTGAGCGCTGGTCCCATATTGCCGCCGCCCGGGCCGTCTACCTGGATACCAACCTGCCTGCCGACTGTCTCGCGTACGTCATCGAGCGCTGCCGGGAGGAGGGCATTCCGCTGTTTGTCGATCCGGTCTCTTCTGCCAAGGCGGAAAAGCTGCCGGAGCGTTTGGACGGGATCGATACCATTCTCCCCAACCGCGAGGAAGCGGAAATATTGGCGGGCTTCTCCATCTCGTCTGTAGAGGACTGCAGGGAGGCCAGCCGCCGCATCCGCGCGAGAGGCGTAAAACAAGTCGTCATCACGCTGGGGGGAGAAGGGATCTACTACCAGAGCGAAGAGGAATCGGAGCACCTCCCCCCTTATCCGACGGATGTCGTAGATGTGACAGGCGCCGGAGATGCCTTTGCCTCCGGGCTCTTGTACGGAGTGGTCAATGGCGAAACGCTGGCCCGCGCTTGCCGGCTGGGCATGGCCGCCTCCGCGCTAACCTTGAGCACGGGGCACTCGGTATCCCCGCATCTGGTGCCGGAGCGATTGGAACAAACCGTAAACGAATATGAAAAGGAGCGATCATAA
- a CDS encoding DMT family transporter → MSSSARIRGFIMVIVASILWGVSGTVAQSLMQHHQFQTDWLVAVRLLASGILLLLLSLMGAGRQNVWGILRSGEDFLRLLLFSILGMLAVQYTFFAAIEAGNAATATLLQYLGPVFLVCYFIIRLRKMPSVAQVTALVLALGGTYFLITGGNPGKLTISVSALAWGLASALALAFYTVYPTLLLGRWGSTVVLGWAMLIGGIALGLATQTWEITGMNWSPTSVMAVLFIILFGTLIPFYLYVDSLNYIRPTETSLLASGEPLAAVITAVVWLHVPFGLFEWIGTLCIIGTVFALSRHQEKPKGVSLSMAED, encoded by the coding sequence ATGTCTTCTTCGGCACGGATACGGGGATTTATCATGGTGATCGTCGCATCCATTTTGTGGGGAGTATCGGGCACTGTCGCCCAATCGCTTATGCAGCATCATCAGTTTCAGACGGACTGGCTGGTAGCCGTGCGTTTGCTCGCCTCCGGCATCTTGTTGCTCTTGCTCTCTCTGATGGGGGCAGGGCGTCAGAATGTTTGGGGGATTTTGCGCTCCGGAGAGGACTTTCTTCGTCTGCTTCTCTTTTCGATCCTGGGCATGCTGGCGGTGCAGTATACCTTCTTTGCCGCGATCGAAGCGGGCAATGCAGCGACGGCCACACTGCTTCAGTACCTGGGGCCGGTTTTCCTGGTCTGTTATTTTATTATCAGGCTGCGAAAAATGCCCTCTGTCGCGCAGGTGACAGCCTTGGTGCTGGCACTGGGAGGCACCTATTTTCTCATCACCGGCGGGAATCCCGGCAAGCTGACCATCTCCGTTTCGGCGCTCGCATGGGGCCTGGCTTCGGCGCTGGCGCTCGCTTTTTACACGGTCTACCCGACGCTGCTTTTGGGGCGATGGGGCTCTACCGTCGTATTGGGCTGGGCGATGCTCATCGGAGGGATCGCGCTCGGTCTGGCCACGCAGACGTGGGAGATAACCGGGATGAATTGGTCGCCTACTTCTGTCATGGCTGTGCTGTTCATCATTCTGTTCGGAACGTTGATTCCTTTCTATCTATACGTGGATAGTCTGAACTACATCCGTCCGACCGAGACCAGTCTGCTGGCCAGTGGGGAGCCGCTGGCAGCGGTCATCACAGCGGTGGTCTGGCTGCATGTTCCCTTTGGGCTTTTCGAGTGGATCGGGACCTTGTGCATCATCGGCACCGTTTTTGCCCTTTCCCGCCACCAGGAAAAACCAAAAGGAGTCTCGCTCAGCATGGCGGAAGACTGA
- the dapF gene encoding diaminopimelate epimerase, protein MTRKRIPFAKMNGCGNDFIVVDNRDHLMDGFDLSAFVKNVCARGTSVGADGFMMLEPSEIADFTMRYFNADGSEGEMCGNGARCLSRFAHLVGAAGETMSFETLAGIYHAEILSGSQTVRVKFPDVSLSELQFHQPYAADGPAAQYHYGFVGVPHTVWFVDRVAQLADEQLIRWGKQIRYDKSLFPQGTNVNFVEVLDPHTLQIRTYERGVEAETYACGSGSTAAAIIAGILGIVEASAPVTLLTRRGTLRISYQIAADAARDVYLEGDAKLVARGELLPDAWLPDHNPPAP, encoded by the coding sequence ATGACGAGAAAGAGGATACCTTTTGCCAAAATGAACGGCTGCGGAAACGACTTCATCGTAGTCGACAACCGCGATCATCTCATGGACGGCTTTGACCTGTCCGCGTTCGTGAAAAACGTATGCGCGCGCGGAACCTCTGTCGGCGCGGATGGATTTATGATGCTGGAGCCTTCCGAGATCGCGGACTTTACGATGAGATATTTCAATGCGGACGGCAGCGAGGGCGAGATGTGCGGGAACGGGGCCAGATGCCTGTCCCGCTTCGCCCACCTGGTCGGGGCGGCCGGGGAGACGATGTCGTTCGAGACCTTGGCGGGGATCTACCATGCCGAGATTCTGAGCGGCTCGCAGACGGTACGGGTAAAATTCCCCGACGTCTCCCTGAGCGAGCTGCAATTCCATCAGCCCTATGCCGCAGATGGCCCGGCGGCGCAGTACCACTACGGCTTCGTCGGGGTCCCGCATACCGTCTGGTTCGTCGACCGCGTCGCCCAGCTGGCCGATGAACAGCTCATTCGGTGGGGAAAACAGATCCGCTACGACAAATCGCTCTTTCCCCAGGGGACCAATGTCAACTTCGTAGAGGTTCTCGATCCACACACGCTGCAAATCCGCACCTATGAGCGCGGAGTAGAGGCGGAGACGTACGCATGCGGCTCGGGATCGACAGCGGCGGCCATCATCGCGGGGATACTGGGAATAGTCGAAGCGTCAGCTCCCGTAACCCTGCTGACACGCCGGGGCACACTGCGCATCTCCTATCAGATCGCAGCGGATGCGGCCCGAGACGTCTATCTGGAAGGAGACGCGAAGCTGGTAGCCAGGGGAGAACTGCTGCCCGATGCTTGGCTGCCAGACCATAACCCACCCGCTCCATAG
- a CDS encoding diguanylate cyclase yields the protein MFDLDEFKAFNDTYGHQRGDFCLQEAAKDAKEAVKQPGAIVCGQVPCPSPLPDKRKKGNFFCKRGLKYRMGVSYNPLRVKNPYEGKLTQKYTPYRYAIRRN from the coding sequence ATGTTTGATCTCGACGAATTTAAAGCGTTCAACGACACCTACGGGCATCAAAGGGGAGACTTCTGCTTGCAGGAAGCGGCCAAAGACGCAAAAGAGGCCGTCAAACAGCCGGGGGCAATCGTGTGCGGACAGGTGCCTTGTCCTTCTCCCCTTCCTGACAAAAGGAAAAAGGGGAATTTTTTTTGCAAAAGGGGCTTGAAATACCGTATGGGGGTATCGTATAATCCTCTTAGAGTAAAAAATCCATATGAGGGAAAGCTAACACAGAAATATACCCCATATAGGTATGCGATTCGGAGGAATTAG
- a CDS encoding dicarboxylate/amino acid:cation symporter, whose amino-acid sequence MGETSKTSIWQSYRYPIMLLICIALGAILGMAMGKDAAALKPFGDIFINMMFTIVVPLVFVNISSAVANIVDLKRLGKILGVMLAVFIVTGIISASLMLAAVSIFPPAEGMQVELKAPEEINQLNTADQFVQAFTVSNFSDLLSRKNMLALIVFSILFGLSVSLAGEKGRKVADGLAVLSEVMIKMIKILMYYAPIGLGAYFANLVGVFGPDLLGSYARAMAVYYPVSFLYFFIAFTVYAYLAAGRTGPRIFWKNAVSPAVTSFATGSSVATIPVNLAATEKIGVPKDIREIVVPFGATAHMDGSCLSAILKISFIFGLFNMPFHGLDTYLTAIMIAVLSGVVMSGVPGGGFIGEMLIVTMYGFPPEALPIIAMLGTLVDPPATMVNASGDTVASMMVARIVDGKEWMKKKIMHSREEAV is encoded by the coding sequence ATGGGTGAAACTTCGAAAACCAGTATTTGGCAGTCCTACCGCTACCCTATTATGCTCTTGATCTGCATCGCACTGGGGGCCATCCTCGGTATGGCGATGGGGAAGGATGCGGCAGCCCTCAAACCTTTTGGAGACATCTTTATCAACATGATGTTCACCATTGTCGTGCCGCTCGTCTTCGTCAACATCAGCAGCGCCGTGGCCAACATCGTCGACCTGAAGCGCTTGGGAAAAATCCTCGGCGTCATGCTCGCCGTCTTCATCGTCACCGGCATCATCTCCGCCAGCCTCATGCTTGCAGCCGTCTCGATCTTCCCACCGGCCGAAGGCATGCAGGTCGAGTTGAAGGCGCCTGAGGAAATCAACCAGCTGAATACAGCCGACCAGTTTGTCCAAGCCTTTACGGTCTCCAATTTCAGCGATTTGCTTTCTCGAAAAAATATGCTGGCTCTAATCGTCTTCTCCATTTTATTCGGCTTATCCGTCAGCTTGGCCGGTGAAAAAGGCAGAAAAGTTGCGGACGGACTTGCCGTCCTGTCCGAAGTGATGATTAAAATGATCAAAATTTTGATGTACTACGCGCCGATCGGGCTGGGCGCTTATTTTGCCAATCTGGTCGGGGTGTTCGGCCCGGATCTGCTGGGCTCCTACGCGAGAGCGATGGCGGTATACTATCCGGTATCCTTTCTCTACTTCTTTATCGCCTTTACGGTCTACGCCTATCTGGCGGCTGGCAGGACGGGGCCGCGCATCTTCTGGAAAAACGCCGTCTCTCCTGCCGTGACCTCGTTTGCCACCGGAAGCAGCGTCGCCACGATCCCGGTAAACCTGGCGGCCACGGAAAAAATCGGCGTGCCGAAGGACATCCGTGAAATTGTGGTGCCGTTTGGTGCGACGGCCCATATGGATGGCTCCTGTTTGAGCGCCATCTTGAAAATCTCCTTTATCTTCGGTCTTTTTAACATGCCGTTTCACGGGCTGGACACGTACCTGACTGCCATTATGATCGCCGTGCTGAGCGGCGTGGTCATGTCTGGCGTTCCCGGCGGCGGCTTTATCGGCGAGATGCTGATCGTCACGATGTACGGCTTCCCGCCCGAGGCCCTGCCGATTATCGCGATGCTGGGCACGCTCGTCGATCCGCCCGCCACCATGGTAAACGCCTCCGGAGACACCGTCGCCAGCATGATGGTCGCGCGGATTGTCGACGGAAAAGAATGGATGAAGAAGAAGATCATGCACAGCCGCGAGGAGGCTGTCTAA